CTCGCTCTCGTTGCGCGCGGCGATGAGGCCCGGCAGGCGCCGCCCGACGGTCGTCACCAGCGCCGAGACGATCACCGCATAGAGGATGGCGGCCAGGACGAGATAGGCGGGGATCGCGATGCTGCTTTCGCCCCAGGACAGGTTCAGGCTGCCGCCGATCTCCCAAAGGATTTCGATGAAGATCGCGATGGTGATGACGGAGGAAAGCAGGCCGATCGCGAAATCCACCACCGGCTCCGTCGCCCAGCGGACGTCGTCGGCGATGCGGTATTCGGGATTGGCAGGTTCGGTGCCGGTGAGCCCGAGGCGGAAGAAGCGCCGCTCGCCGACCCAGCCATCGGCCAGCCGCGCGGTGAGCCATTGCCGCCAGTGCACCTGGAAGGTCTCGCGCGCCCGCAGGATGACGACGCCGAGCCCCGCCACGACGAAGACGAGCACGGGGAACACGCCCATCGCGACCAGGGCGCTGTGGCCGTCCTTGCGCTCCAATGCGTCGAAGAACCAGCCGTTCCAGCGGTTGATCGTGACATTGGCGAAGACGGACAGGATGATCCCGGCCGCCAGCAGCAACGTCCAGAACCAGGCGCGGCCGGCGCTCTCGCCGCGCCAGAAATGACGCGTCAGGCGGGCGAAACGGATCGCCACCCGCCGGTCTCCGGGCACGGTCGCTCTCTCGCCTGCCATTTCGTCGGGCGTCAGCACGGTTTCGATCGTTCCCCCGGGGCCGGTTTTCCGGTCTCCCACGGTCAGAAGCTGATCGGGCGAAAATGAACTCAGGCTGAACGGAGTCGGTGGGCGGGCTAACCTCGCACTCTGTCGATGTTCGGCGATGGAGATGGCATGGTGAACCACCCGTCATTCCGGGGCGCCGCGAAGCGGCGAGCCCGGAACCCAGAACCCGTGCGGTTTCCCAAAGCCAGCGCCTCACAATGACGCGCATCGTTTCTGGGTTCCGGGCTCAGGCCTTTCGGCCTGCCCCGGAATGACGGCGAAGGAGTCGCGACGACGATGCCGCCTTGTCGGCAGCCTCGAACGGTCCGGCTCAGGTTGTCACATGCCCGGCGTCAGCCGCCGATGTTGAAGGACGCCAGCGCCGCCATGTTGACGATGTCGGAGTCCTTGGCGCCGAGCGGCACGATCTGCACGGGCTTGTCGAGGCCCACGATCAGCGGGCCGATCACGGTCGCGCCGCCGAGTTCCTGCAGCAGCTTGGTCGAGATCGAGGCCGAGTGGAACGCCGGCATCACAAGCACGTTCGCCGGCCCGGAGAGGCGGCAGAACGGGTACTGGCCCATGATCTCGCGGTTGAGCGCGACATCCGCCGCCATCTCGCCGTCATACTCGAAATCGACGCGCTGGTTGTCGAGGATCGCGACGGCCTGGCGCACCTTCTCGGAGCGCTCGCCGGCCGGATGGCCGAAGGTCGAGAAGGCGAGCATCGCGACCTTGGGCTCGTAGCCGAGCCTGCGGGCGACTCCGGCGGCTTCGATCGCGATCTCCGAAAGCTGCTGCGCCGTCGGCATCTCGGTGATCGCGGTGTCGGCGACGAGCACGGTGCGGTCGCGCGAGATCACGATCGAGACGCCGATCAGCCGATGCCCCGGCTTCTCGTCGATGACGCGGCGGACCTCCTCCAGCGCGATCGAATAGTTGCGGGTGACGCCGGTCACCATCGCATCGGCATCGCCGAGCGCCACCATCGCCGCGGCGAAATGGTTGCGGTCCTGGTTGATCAGGCGCTGGCAGTCGCGGAAGAGATAGCCCTGCCGCTGCAGCCGCTCGTAGAGATATTGGGCGTAGGCGGAATTGCGGTGCGAGAGCCGGGCATTCTGCACTGTGATGCCCTTGGCCTCGAGATCGACGCCGAGGAAGGTCGCGGCCTCGTAGATGCGCTCCTCGCGGCCGACGAGAATGGCCTGGCCGAGGCCCTGTCCGACAAAGGACGCCGCCGCGCGGATGACCTGTTCCTCCTCGCCCTCGGCGAAGACGACGCGCTTGGGATAGCGCCGCACGCGCTCGAAGATGCGGTTCAGCGTGCCCGCGATCGGGTCGCGCCGCGCCGAAAGCTGGGCCTTGTAGGCGGCGGTGTCGACGATCGGCTTGCCCGCGACGCCGGATTCCATCGCGGCCTTGGCGACCGCCATCGGCACGACATGGATGAGGCGCGGGTCGAAGGGCACGGGGATGATGTAGTCCTTGCCGTAGCGCGGGCGCGCGCCCTGATAGGCGGCGGCGACCTCGTCGGGCACGTCCTCTCGGGCCAGCGCAGCCAGCGATTCGGCCGCCGCGATCTTCATCTCCATGTTGATCGTGGTCGCCCGCACGTCGAGCGCGCCGCGGAAGATGAAGGGGAAGCCGAGGACGTTGTTGACCTGGTTGGGATAGTCCGAGCGGCCGGTCGCCATGATGGCGTCGTCGCGGATGGCGTGGACCTCCTCGGGCGTGATCTCCGGGTCAGGATTCGCCATGGCGAAGATGATCGGATTAGCCGCCATCGAGGCGACCATCTCCGGGGTCACCGCGCCCTTCTGCGACAGCCCGAAGAAGGCATCGGCGCCGTCAACCGCCTGCGCCAGCGTGCGCCGGTCGGTGATCGCCGCATGGGCCGATTTCCACTGGTTCATGCCCTCGGTGCGGCCCTGGTAGATCACGCCCTTGGTGTCGCAGAGGATCACGTTGTCGGGCTTGAAGCCCATGGCCTTCAGCAATTCGATGCAGGCGATGGCGGCCGCG
Above is a genomic segment from Bosea sp. NBC_00550 containing:
- a CDS encoding NADP-dependent malic enzyme; the encoded protein is MTDRPTTKRPRPTFTDQEALLFHSQGRPGKLEIVPTKPMATQRDLSLAYSPGVAVPVLAIAEDPSRAYDYTTRSNLVAVISNGTAILGLGNLGALASKPVMEGKSVLFKRFADVDSIDLEVDTEDPDKFIDAVRYLGPSFGGINLEDIKAPECFIIEQRLRELMDIPVFHDDQHGTAIIAAAGLINALDLTGRDIKSTRLVINGAGAAAIACIELLKAMGFKPDNVILCDTKGVIYQGRTEGMNQWKSAHAAITDRRTLAQAVDGADAFFGLSQKGAVTPEMVASMAANPIIFAMANPDPEITPEEVHAIRDDAIMATGRSDYPNQVNNVLGFPFIFRGALDVRATTINMEMKIAAAESLAALAREDVPDEVAAAYQGARPRYGKDYIIPVPFDPRLIHVVPMAVAKAAMESGVAGKPIVDTAAYKAQLSARRDPIAGTLNRIFERVRRYPKRVVFAEGEEEQVIRAAASFVGQGLGQAILVGREERIYEAATFLGVDLEAKGITVQNARLSHRNSAYAQYLYERLQRQGYLFRDCQRLINQDRNHFAAAMVALGDADAMVTGVTRNYSIALEEVRRVIDEKPGHRLIGVSIVISRDRTVLVADTAITEMPTAQQLSEIAIEAAGVARRLGYEPKVAMLAFSTFGHPAGERSEKVRQAVAILDNQRVDFEYDGEMAADVALNREIMGQYPFCRLSGPANVLVMPAFHSASISTKLLQELGGATVIGPLIVGLDKPVQIVPLGAKDSDIVNMAALASFNIGG